In Candidatus Methylomirabilis limnetica, a single window of DNA contains:
- a CDS encoding arsenate reductase ArsC: MTRPRVLFLCTHNSARSQMAEGFLRALAGERFDVASAGTEATRVHPLAIRAMEEVGIDLSGHTSKTIDVFFSQPWDYVITVCDSANERCPMFPGGTTRIHWSFGDPSQATGTDADRLETFRRIRDEILTRLRQWLAGERRSSSDA; the protein is encoded by the coding sequence ATGACTAGACCGCGAGTGCTTTTTCTTTGCACGCACAACTCAGCGCGGAGCCAGATGGCCGAGGGCTTCCTCCGGGCCCTGGCCGGAGAGCGTTTCGACGTGGCCAGCGCCGGAACCGAGGCGACGCGCGTCCACCCCCTGGCGATTCGGGCTATGGAGGAGGTCGGGATCGATTTGAGTGGGCATACCTCCAAAACCATCGACGTATTCTTCAGCCAGCCATGGGACTATGTGATCACGGTCTGCGACAGCGCCAACGAACGATGCCCGATGTTCCCAGGGGGAACGACCCGCATCCACTGGAGCTTCGGCGACCCCTCTCAGGCCACCGGCACGGATGCGGACCGCTTGGAGACGTTCCGCCGAATCCGCGATGAGATTCTCACACGGCTCCGCCAATGGCTTGCCGGCGAGAGACGCTCGTCTTCCGACGCCTGA